In Gossypium arboreum isolate Shixiya-1 chromosome 6, ASM2569848v2, whole genome shotgun sequence, the following are encoded in one genomic region:
- the LOC108484855 gene encoding flavonoid 3-O-glucosyltransferase-like: protein MEDYKNASKHIVVLPFPFGTHAAPLLNIIHQLSDACPNTIFSFLSTQQSNNSNFPNKFHKIKPFNIRDGLPEGYIYRGDPNEPVEYFLKATPGNFIEAIGAVVAETGKPIDCLITDAFYAFGGDIADELNIPWVVLWTAAPRTLFVHAETDFIRQLVGINGSQDKSLDFFPDFSGIRVSDLPGGITCGDLDAPMAAMLYKMGLELSRATAIAANSFEDVDNKVVNMLKLKFNMFLNVGPFNLVSSVSSFTIDDSHCCLDWLSKHKPSSVVYISFGSVATPPLHELEALSEALEESEFPFLWSFKGNPEKQLPPGFLERTRSRGKIVPWAPQQKILQHSSVGVFVSHGGWNSILDSIVGGVPMIFRPFYGDQILNTRTVEVVWGFGLGLEGGTLTKEGTKKALKLILCTEQGKKMREKIGIQRERAYTAVQPKGSSVENFKTLVKLVSDT from the exons ATGGAGGACTACAAGAATGCCTCTAAACACATAGTGGTATTGCCTTTCCCCTTTGGCACCCATGCTGCCCCTCTTCTCAACATCATCCATCAACTATCGGATGCTTGCCCCAACACCATATTTTCCTTCCTTAGCACCCAACAATCAAACAACTCAAACTTTCCCAACAAATTTCACAAAATCAAGCCTTTTAATATACGGGATGGATTACCTGAAGGGTATATATATAGGGGGGATCCTAATGAGCCCGTCGAGTATTTCCTTAAGGCAACACCTGGCAATTTTATAGAGGCTATAGGTGCGGTTGTGGCTGAAACTGGTAAGCCAATTGATTGTTTGATAACAGATGCGTTTTATGCATTTGGGGGTGACATCGCAGATGAGCTGAACATCCCTTGGGTGGTGCTTTGGACGGCTGCGCCCAGGACACTTTTCGTTCATGCTGAGACCGATTTTATTCGTCAGCTTGTAGGAATTAATG GTTCTCAAGACAAATCACTTGATTTTTTTCCTGATTTTTCTGGTATACGTGTTTCTGACTTACCTGGTGGAATAACTTGTGGGGACCTAGATGCCCCCATGGCTGCAATGTTGTATAAAATGGGATTAGAACTGTCACGCGCTACTGCAATTGCTGCAAATTCATTCGAAGATGTAGATAATAAAGTTGTCAACATGCTTAAATTAAAGTTCAATATGTTTCTCAACGTTGGTCCCTTCAATCTAGTATCATCAGTTTCCAGTTTCACAATTGATGACTCGCATTGCTGCTTGGATTGGTTGAGCAAGCACAAACCATCATCAGTGGTATACATCAGCTTTGGAAGCGTGGCAACACCACCGCTCCACGAGCTAGAAGCATTATCGGAGGCCCTAGAGGAAAGTGAGTTTCCATTTCTTTGGTCTTTCAAGGGAAATCCTGAAAAGCAATTGCCACCAGGGTTCCTAGAAAGAACGAGGTCGAGAGGGAAGATAGTTCCATGGGCTCCTCAACAGAAAATACTACAACATTCGTCTGTGGGGGTGTTTGTAAGTCATGGTGGATGGAATTCAATCTTGGACAGTATTGTCGGAGGGGTTCCTATGATCTTTAGGCCATTTTATGGAGACCAAATATTGAACACTCGAACTGTGGAGGTTGTATGGGGATTTGGGTTGGGGTTAGAGGGGGGAACATTGACAAAAGAAGGAACAAAGAAAGCCTTGAAGTTGATACTCTGCACCGAACAAGGAAAGAAAATGAGAGAGAAAATCGGAATTCAAAGAGAGCGGGCTTACACGGCAGTACAGCCCAAAGGTagctcagttgaaaatttcaaaaCACTAGTAAAACTTGTCAGTGACACCTAG
- the LOC108484853 gene encoding uncharacterized protein LOC108484853, translating into MKVRASVKKMCEFCRTVKRRGRVYVLCTSNPKHKQRQGISTFASEGTLPPATAETNVKHPIIPSYSMRPGLASLIPKMQEPSSSIIGWRANLASLIFKRCN; encoded by the exons ATGAAGGTGCGAGCATCAGTGAAAAAGATGTGTGAGTTCTGTAGAACCGTTAAGCGCCGCGGACGGGTATATGTACTATGCACTTCCAACCCTAAGCATAAGCAACGACAAGGCATTTCCACATTTGCTTCTGAAGGCACACTGCCCCCTGC GACGGCAGAGACAAATGTCAAGCATCCAATCATTCCCAGTTACAGCATGCGGCCAGGACTAGCATCCCTTATTCCTAAAATGCAAGAGCCGTCTTCATCGATTATTGGGTGGAGGGCTAACCTGGCATCTCTCATATTCAAACGCTGCAATTAG